GGATGATCGTCATTATTTGCGCCCTTTTTTCGCCGTGTTCCCATTCATCGTCGACATCGTACATGAGGATTCCTCCTATTTATTTTGATACGGATTCGCTGCGCTCAATGGATTTTATGGGTTTTTTAAGGCATGGGTGAAATCCGGTTCATCCATGTGGCGGGGGACCGGATGGCCCCCCTGACGTGATGAACCGTCATCCACATCCGGCTATCCCTTGCCGGGTTGCTCCCCAGCATTGCCCGGCTCCGTTTCACCGGACACCTTAAAACAGTTCCGTTGCCGCCAGGCGGACGTGCTCGGCGGATACGGTCATGGACTGGCCCGCCGCCGCCGCGATCAGGGCGCCCCTGGCCAGATGATTGGCCTTTCGGAACAGGCCGCCGGAGCCCTGATGAATGGCCGTGACGGCGGTGGGGTCATAGAGGTTGTTTTCCACTCCCGCGATCCGCAGGTGGTGTACGATATAGGCTTCCATTTTTTCCCGGTCCACGCCTTCCAGATGGCTGCGGGCCACCACCCGGGAGGCCAGCGGCTGGGAGGGCCGATACATGAGCTTGTCGATCAAACTGTCGTGTCCGGCGAAAATGACCGATAACCCCGGTCTGGCGTCTTTGCCGATGGGCAACAGCGTATGCAGTTCGGCAAAAACATCCAGCCGCAACAGGGAGGCCTCGTCAATGATCAGCACGATCTTTTTTTTCTGGTTTTCCACCAGTTCACCGATTCCTTTTCGGATATGCCGGAGCAGCACCGCCCGTGAGCTGCTGGCGGTCTCGATTCCCAGTTCGGCCGCCAGTTGCCGGTAGAGTTCCAGTATCGATCCTGAAGAACCGATGACATAAAGACAGCGGTATTCGGATGGATGAAGCAGACTGACGGCATATCGCAGGGCCGTGGACTTGCCGCTGCCGATCTCGCCGGTAATCACGCCGGCGGCACCCAGCCCCACCGCATACGCCACCCGTTGGCTCACGCCGGTCAGCGCTTCCGTCTTGAGGATTTCCGCCAGGCCGATCGCATCGGCAAAGGGCGTCTTTGTAAAACCATAAAAGGTACGGTAGTGATTATTCATCGTTCCCTCCGTTTCCCCATAATCGGCCGCCCTGGTATCGGGACGCGGCCGGCGTCAGTTCGGCCTGGCTGTTTTTATCCCGCTTGACGCGACAATTGACATGAATATCCACCAGCGGGATCATGCCGTGGGATTGTCCGTTAAACACCACCTCGACGGCTTCCGGATGATCGTCATGGTAGAAAAGCGTCACCCGTTTCCCGATCAGGCGCACCGGCGCCTCGAACAGCCGGCCGTTGATGGTGACGGTCCGGTCTTTGGCCACCCGGCGCAGGACGGTTTGGCGAAAATAATCCCGAAGATTGTCCGGGGCGTGCCGCAGGCACGGGGTATGGGCGGCAAATCGCGCCAGCGGCGTCTGACCCGTGCCGGTGTGTTTTTTC
This genomic window from Syntrophobacterales bacterium contains:
- a CDS encoding ATP-binding protein → MNNHYRTFYGFTKTPFADAIGLAEILKTEALTGVSQRVAYAVGLGAAGVITGEIGSGKSTALRYAVSLLHPSEYRCLYVIGSSGSILELYRQLAAELGIETASSSRAVLLRHIRKGIGELVENQKKKIVLIIDEASLLRLDVFAELHTLLPIGKDARPGLSVIFAGHDSLIDKLMYRPSQPLASRVVARSHLEGVDREKMEAYIVHHLRIAGVENNLYDPTAVTAIHQGSGGLFRKANHLARGALIAAAAGQSMTVSAEHVRLAATELF
- a CDS encoding Mu transposase C-terminal domain-containing protein — protein: MDRLNRDFLVWVDGYHQKKHTGTGQTPLARFAAHTPCLRHAPDNLRDYFRQTVLRRVAKDRTVTINGRLFEAPVRLIGKRVTLFYHDDHPEAVEVVFNGQSHGMIPLVDIHVNCRVKRDKNSQAELTPAASRYQGGRLWGNGGNDE